One Nocardioides dongkuii genomic window, CTGGGGCCTGGACGGGGCGCTGACGCTGTCCAAGGAGACGCTGACCATCTGCCTGGTGGTCTACGGCTTCATCGCCTCGGTGCTCCCGGTCTGGATGCTCCTCACCCCGCGGGACTACCTCTCGACGTTCATGAAGATCGGCGTGATCCTGCTGCTCGCCGTGGGCCTGGTGCTGGCCCGGCCGTCGCTGCAGAACGAGGCGGTCACGTCGTTCGCGAGCAACGGCGACGGGCCGGTCTTCGCGGGGTCGCTCTTCCCGTTCCTCTTCATCACCATCGCCTGCGGCGCCCTCTCCGGCTTCCACGCCCTGATCGCCTCCGGGACCACCCCGAAGATGATCGAGAAGGAGAGCCACGTCCGGATGATCGGGTACGGCGGGATGCTGATGGAGTCCTTCGTGGCCATCTCGGCGCTGATCGCCGCCTCCGTGATCGACCAGGGCATCTACTTCGCGATGAACGCCCCCGGCGGTGCCACCGGCGGCACGATCGAGGGCGCCGTCGAGTTCGTCAACGGCCTCGGGTTCACCCTGACCCCGGGACAGCTGGAGGCGGCCACGGCCGCGGTCGAGGAGGACCTGGTCTCCCGGACCGGCGGCGCGCCCACCCTCGCGCTGGGCATCGCGACGATCTTCAGCGACGCCTTCGGCGGCGGGGGCGCGGCGTTCTGGTACCACTTCGCGATCATGTTCGAGGCGCTGTTCATCCTCACCGCCGTCGACGCCGGCACCCGGGTGGGCCGGTTCATGCTCCAGGACACCATCGGCAACGTCTGGACGCGGTACGCCGACACCTCCTGGAAGCCCGCCGCCTGGAGCGCCTCCGCCGTGGTCGTCGCCTGCTGGGGCTACATGCTGTACGTCGGGGTCACCGACCCCCTCGGCGGGATCAACCAGCTCTTCCCGCTCTTCGGGATCGCCAACCAGCTGCTCGCCGCGATCGCGCTCACCCTCTGCGTGACGCTCTTCCTCAAGCACGGCTGGGCGAAGTGGGTCTGGGTCCCGGCCGTCCCGCTGGTCTGGGACCTGGTCACCACGATGACCGCGAGCTACCAGAAGGTGTTCTCCTCCGACCCGCTGATCGGCTACTTCGCCCAGGCCGACCGCTACCGCGACGCCCGCGACGCGGGCGAGGTGCTCGCCCCCGCCGCCGACGCCGGGCAGATGGACACCGTGGTCACGAACTCCACCGTGAACGGTGTCCTCCAGGCCGCCTTCGCCGTGCTCGTGCTGGTCATCGTCGCCAACGCCGCCCTCGTGTGGGTCCGGGCGCTGCGGGCGGGCTCGCTCCCGACCACCGAGGTCCCGGCCCAGCCCTCCCACCTGGTCGCGCCGGCCGACTTCCTGGCCACCCCGGAGGAGAAGGAGGCGGTCGCCGCCTGGGAGGCCGAGCGGGAGGCCGACCGGGTGGCGGGCGCCGGCGGCGCGGGGAGCCGGCGGTGACGCGCGTCCTGGCCGGGCTGCGCTGGTACCTCCGCGAGCTGAGCGGGGAGGCCCGGTGGGACGACTACCTCGAGCGCTGCGCCCGCGACGGCACCGCGCCGATGAGCCGCCGCGCGTTCGAGCGGCACCGCGACGACCACCGGGAGCGCTCGACGCAGGGTCGCTGCTGCTAACTGGGTGTGTCCCATGTCCCGGGTATTGAGGCCCGCGAGAAACGCGCTCTCATGCCGATGAGCGCGCTCTCGCCCCTGCGAGGTCACACCGCCAGCTGTAACGCGGTGTCCACCACTCTTCCGCGGTGCTGCAGCACCGCGGGAGAGCAGTGGATACCGCGTTACATGTACGGCTCAGCGCTGAGGCAGCCGTCCGCTCCTTCCACGACTCGCGCGACCGCTTCTGCCGCTGCGCGCGTGCTGCGGTCGTGGGGTTCGCGGAGGTGCGGGTGACTAGCGGTGTTGGCTGGAGTACTGCGGGTAGTACCATCTGGATGGTGCCGTCCGTCGACAAGATCGTCAAGGCGATGCGGGCCAACCCGCAGGGAATCGCCTTCAACGACCTCAGGTCGGTGTGCGAGCTCTACTTCGGGAACCCCGACAGAGCGGCGGCTCCCACCTCGTGTTCAAGACTCCGTGGCCCGGTGACCCGCGGGTGAACATCCAGAACGACAAAGGGAAGGCCAAGGCGTACCAGGTGCGCCAGGTCCTCAAGGCGATCGACAAGAAGGAGGCGATCTGATGCAGACCCAGACCCGAGTGGACGTGTCCCACTACAGCTACCGAGTCACCTGGTCGGCCGAGGACAACGAGTTCGTCGCCACCTGTCTGGAGTTCCCCTCGCTGTCCTGGCTCGCACCCACCCAGATCGAGGCACTCCAGGGACTCGAGGCAGTGCTCAGCGACGTGCTCGTCGACATGGCCGAGCAAGGCGAAAAGGCCCCGGTCCCATTCTCCGAGCGGACGTACTCCGGCACGTTCAACGTCCGCATCGGTCAAGGTCTCCACCGCGACCTCGTCATCCACGCGGCAGAGGACGGCCTGAGCCTCAACCAGTACGTCGTGAAGAAGCTGGCCTCCGGCTGAATCTCCTCAGATGATGCTCGACTTCCAGGACATGGAGCATGTTCACGAGTGACCGCGATGTCATCACCACATCGCGGGTCCCCTGCCGACGTCGGCTCAGTAGCCTCGTTGCCATGTCGACCAAGTCGGAGCGACGAGCCGCCCGCGAGGCGGTTGCCGCCTATCACGAGGCGCAGCTGGCCTCGCTCCTCCAGCGGGTGGGCGAAGCCGCGGACAGTTTCCGCGCCGGCGAACTCGACGCGTTCGAGACTGATCAGATCGTCTTCCAGTACAGCCGGGCGGCGAAGGAGCTCTGGAAGTTCTGCAACCTCGCTGACGTCGAGTTTGCCGCGCAGCTGATTCATGAGGGTCCGCCGCGCGACTGGTGGGACCGTGGTGCACCGAAACGCAGATGAGTCGCTCCTGAGCATCCACCACCGCTTCCATGTCCACGGTGCCGTCGAGGCGCGCTACCGCAGTCCCGACCACAGGGGACACACCCGGTAAGAGCTCAGCCTGCGGTGCGGGCGGTGACCAGCAGGTACTCCCAGTCCAGCTGGGTGACCCCGCCGAACCGGTCCGGCAGGGCGGCGAGCGCGGCGTCGAGCTCGGCGACCCGCTCGGGCTGGTCCGCGATCCCGCGGTACGCCGCGATCGTCGGGCCGTAGCGGGCCTTGAAGTAGTCGCGGAGCTCCGCCCCGGTCGCGAACCTCCGCACGGGCAGCGACCGCCGCTCGGCGACGAGGTCGACGACGCGGTCGCCGAGCAGGCCGCGCACGTGCTCCTCGGAGCCCCACAGCGGCGGCGGCTGCACGCCGGGCGGCGGCGGCGCGACGTACCCCTTCATGGTCGCGAACATCTGGCCGATGTACCCCTCCGGGGTCCACGAGATCAGCCCGATCCGACCGCCGGGGCGGCAGACCCGGACCAGCTCGTCGGCAGCCGCCTGGTGGTGCGGTGCGAACATCACGCCGACGCTCGAGGTGACCACGTCGAAGGTGTGGTCGGCGTACGGCAGCGCCTCGGCGTCGCCCTCGGCCCACTCGACCTCGACGCCCGCGTCGGCAGCGTGCCGCCGCCCCACGTCGAGGAGCTCCGGGGTGAGGTCGGACGCGACGACGCTCGCGCCGGCCGCGGCCGCCGGGACGGCGACGTTCCCGGATCCCGCGGCGACGTCGAGCACGCGGTCGCCGGGCGCGATCCGGCACGCCTCGACGAGGGTCGGGCCGAGGTCCGAGATGATCTCGGCGGCGACGGCCGGGTAGTCGCCGAGGGCCCAGACGGCGCGGTGCTTGGCCTTCAGCGCCCGGTCGGCGGCGAGGTCGGTGGTGGTGCTCATGGTGGTGCTCCTTCGTTCTCGGGGTTGACACCTCCTTCCTAGGCGTCCCGACCCGCGTCCGGATCCGCAGCGGTTGCCCATCTCGGGACCGCCGGCTGCCCAGGTCGGGCCGCCGGCACCGGGAAGGGGAGACTGGGGCCCGTGCCCCCAGACCACCTCCAGCGCCTGCTCGCGGCGCCGCCGGACCTGCCGGTGGTGGCCGGCCTGGAGGCCGTGCTCGCCGGGCTGCGCGACCGGGGCGCGGTCGTGGTCCAGGCCCCGCCGGGGACCGGCAAGACCACGCTGGTCCCGCCGGCGGTCGCCGCGCTCGGCCCGGGCCGGGTGGTGGTCACCCAGCCCCGCCGGATCGCCGCCCGCGCCGCGGCCCGCCGGCTGGCGCACCTGCTCGGCGAGCCGGTCGGGCGGACCGTGGGGTACGCCGTCCGCGGCGACCGCCGCTCGTCCTCCTCCACCCGGGTCGAGATGGTCACCACCGGCGTGCTGCTCCGGAGGCTGCAGCGTGACCCGGACCTGCCCGGGGTCGCCGCGGTGGTGCTGGACGAGGTCCACGAGCGGGCGCTCGACGCGGACCTGCTGCTGGCGCTGCTCATCGACGTGCGCGCCCACCTCCGCGACGACCTCCGCCTGGTGGCGATGTCGGCGACCGTGGAGTCCGCCCGGTTCGCCGCGCTGCTCGGCGCGCCGCCGGTGCCGGTGGTCGAGGTGCCCGGCGTCCAGCACCCCGTGACGGAGGTCTGGGCGCCGCCGCCGCCCGGCGTACGCCGCGCCGACGACCGGGGGACGACCCCCGCCTTCCTCGACCACGTCGCGGCGACGGTCCGCCGTGCGCTGGCCGAGCGGCCGGGTGACGTGCTCGCGTTCCTGCCCGGGGTGGCCGAGGTCGACGGGGTGGTACGCCGGCTGGCCGGCGTCGCCGGGGGAGCAGTCGACGTCCGGCCCCTGCACGGACGGTTGCCGGCCGCCCAGCAGGACCTGGCGCTGGTCGCGGGCGAGCGCCGCCGCGTGGTGGTCTCCACCGCGGTCGCGGAGTCGTCGCTCACCGTCCCCGGCGTACGCAGCGTGGTCGACGCGGGGTTGGTCCGCCGGCCGCACACCGACCACCGGCGCGGGCTGGCCGGCCTGGTCACGGTCCCGGTGAGCCGGGCCGCCGCCGTGCAGCGCGCCGGCCGTGCCGGCCGGGAGGCCCCGGGTGCCGCCTACCGGTGCTGGTCCGAGGCCGAGCACGCCCACCTCGCCGCGCACCCGGACCCGGAGATCGCGGTCGCCGACCTGACCGGGTTCGCGCTGGAGCTCGCCGTCTGGGGGAGCCCCGACGGCAGCGGGCTGACGCTGCCCGACCCGCCGCCCGCCTCGGCCCTGGCGGCCGCGCACGCGGTCCTCGCCGACCTCGGCGCGCTCGGCCCGGACGGCGCGGTGACCGACCGGGGCCGCGCGATCGCCGGGGTGCCGGCCGACCCGCGGCTCGGACGCGCGCTCCTCGACGGAGCGGCGGCCGTCGGCGCGCGCCGCGCCGCCGAGGTGGTGGCGATGCTCGCCGAGGACGTCCGCACCCCGGGGGGCGACCTGGTCGCGGCGCTCCGGTCGCTGCGGCGCGGCGGGCCGGGGACGCCCGCCTGGAGGACGACGGTCGAGCAGCTCGCGACGCAGGTGCCGGGGGGAGCGGCGCCCGCCGACCGGCTGACCGACGACCTCGCGGTCGGTGCCGTGGTGGCGCTCGCCCACCCGGACCGGGTGGCCCGGCGGCGCCCGGGCGGCACGTCGTACCTGATGGTCGGCGGCACCGGCGCGGTGCTGGCGCCCGGGTCCGCGCTGGCCGGGAGCGTCTGGCTGGCGGTCGCCGACGTGGACCGGCGGCCGGGGGACCGGGACGCGACGATCCGCTCCGCCGCCCCGGTCGACGAGGAGCTCGCGCTGGAGGCCGCGGCCGCCCGCTGGACCGAGGACGACGAGGTGACCTGGCACGACGGCCGGGTCGTGGCCCGCCGGGTCACCCGGCTGGGCGCCGTCGAGCTGGCCTCGGTCACGCTCACCGAGCCGCCCGCCGAGCGGGTGGCCGCCGCCGTGCGCGAGGGGCTGGAGCAGGAGGGCCTCGACGTGCTGCCCTGGACCGACGCCGCGCGGGGCCTGCGGGCCCGGCTCGCCTTCCTGCACCGGGTCCTGGGGGAGCCGTGGCCGGACGTCTCCGACCAGGCGCTGTCGGCGGACGTGGAGGCCTGGCTCGGACCCGCCCTCGCGCGGATCCGCACGACGCGCGACCTGGGCCGGGTCGACGTGCTGGCCGCGCTGCGCCGGCTGCTCCCGTGGCCCGAGGCGGGTCGGCTCGACGAGCTCGCGCCGGAGCGGCTGGCGGTGCCGAGCGGCGCGACCGTGCGGGTGGACTACGACGGCGACCAGCCGGTGCTCGCCGTACGCCTGCAGGAGACCTTCGGCTGGGCGGCGACGCCGCGGCTGGCCGACGGACGGGTGCCGGTCCTGGTCCACCTGCTCTCCCCGGCCCGCCGGCCGGTCGCGGTGACGGCCGACCTCGCGTCGTTCTGGGCGACCGGCTACCCGCAGGTGCGGGCCGAGCTGCGCGGGCGGTACCCGAAGCACGCGTGGCCGGAGGACCCGTGGTCGGCGCCGCCGGAACGAGGCCGGCGGCGCCGACCGTGAGACCGTGCGGTCAGCGCTGCCCGCCGACCCGCCGGGCGACGACCACCTGGTACTTGGTGTAGTGGAAGCGCCCGTTGCCGTAGACG contains:
- a CDS encoding carbon starvation CstA family protein, whose product is MSTSTTLTDPPGSRAERGRPSPRSIAIWTAVALVGAVCWAVLALSRGEDVSALWILFAALSSYAIAYRFYSRFIARRVLRLDNSRATPAERLGNGTDFEVTDRRVLFGHHFAAIAGAGPLVGPVLAAQMGYLPGTVWIIVGVIFAGAVQDMVVLFLSMRRDGKSLGQMVREEIGVVGGIAALIAVFSIMIIILAVLSLVVVNALAESPWGVFSIGLTIPVALFMGFYLRFLRPGRVLEVTGIGVVLLLLAIIGGGYVEAWGLDGALTLSKETLTICLVVYGFIASVLPVWMLLTPRDYLSTFMKIGVILLLAVGLVLARPSLQNEAVTSFASNGDGPVFAGSLFPFLFITIACGALSGFHALIASGTTPKMIEKESHVRMIGYGGMLMESFVAISALIAASVIDQGIYFAMNAPGGATGGTIEGAVEFVNGLGFTLTPGQLEAATAAVEEDLVSRTGGAPTLALGIATIFSDAFGGGGAAFWYHFAIMFEALFILTAVDAGTRVGRFMLQDTIGNVWTRYADTSWKPAAWSASAVVVACWGYMLYVGVTDPLGGINQLFPLFGIANQLLAAIALTLCVTLFLKHGWAKWVWVPAVPLVWDLVTTMTASYQKVFSSDPLIGYFAQADRYRDARDAGEVLAPAADAGQMDTVVTNSTVNGVLQAAFAVLVLVIVANAALVWVRALRAGSLPTTEVPAQPSHLVAPADFLATPEEKEAVAAWEAEREADRVAGAGGAGSRR
- a CDS encoding YbdD/YjiX family protein, with amino-acid sequence MTRVLAGLRWYLRELSGEARWDDYLERCARDGTAPMSRRAFERHRDDHRERSTQGRCC
- a CDS encoding type II toxin-antitoxin system HicB family antitoxin, giving the protein MQTQTRVDVSHYSYRVTWSAEDNEFVATCLEFPSLSWLAPTQIEALQGLEAVLSDVLVDMAEQGEKAPVPFSERTYSGTFNVRIGQGLHRDLVIHAAEDGLSLNQYVVKKLASG
- a CDS encoding class I SAM-dependent methyltransferase, which encodes MSTTTDLAADRALKAKHRAVWALGDYPAVAAEIISDLGPTLVEACRIAPGDRVLDVAAGSGNVAVPAAAAGASVVASDLTPELLDVGRRHAADAGVEVEWAEGDAEALPYADHTFDVVTSSVGVMFAPHHQAAADELVRVCRPGGRIGLISWTPEGYIGQMFATMKGYVAPPPPGVQPPPLWGSEEHVRGLLGDRVVDLVAERRSLPVRRFATGAELRDYFKARYGPTIAAYRGIADQPERVAELDAALAALPDRFGGVTQLDWEYLLVTARTAG
- the hrpB gene encoding ATP-dependent helicase HrpB, coding for MPPDHLQRLLAAPPDLPVVAGLEAVLAGLRDRGAVVVQAPPGTGKTTLVPPAVAALGPGRVVVTQPRRIAARAAARRLAHLLGEPVGRTVGYAVRGDRRSSSSTRVEMVTTGVLLRRLQRDPDLPGVAAVVLDEVHERALDADLLLALLIDVRAHLRDDLRLVAMSATVESARFAALLGAPPVPVVEVPGVQHPVTEVWAPPPPGVRRADDRGTTPAFLDHVAATVRRALAERPGDVLAFLPGVAEVDGVVRRLAGVAGGAVDVRPLHGRLPAAQQDLALVAGERRRVVVSTAVAESSLTVPGVRSVVDAGLVRRPHTDHRRGLAGLVTVPVSRAAAVQRAGRAGREAPGAAYRCWSEAEHAHLAAHPDPEIAVADLTGFALELAVWGSPDGSGLTLPDPPPASALAAAHAVLADLGALGPDGAVTDRGRAIAGVPADPRLGRALLDGAAAVGARRAAEVVAMLAEDVRTPGGDLVAALRSLRRGGPGTPAWRTTVEQLATQVPGGAAPADRLTDDLAVGAVVALAHPDRVARRRPGGTSYLMVGGTGAVLAPGSALAGSVWLAVADVDRRPGDRDATIRSAAPVDEELALEAAAARWTEDDEVTWHDGRVVARRVTRLGAVELASVTLTEPPAERVAAAVREGLEQEGLDVLPWTDAARGLRARLAFLHRVLGEPWPDVSDQALSADVEAWLGPALARIRTTRDLGRVDVLAALRRLLPWPEAGRLDELAPERLAVPSGATVRVDYDGDQPVLAVRLQETFGWAATPRLADGRVPVLVHLLSPARRPVAVTADLASFWATGYPQVRAELRGRYPKHAWPEDPWSAPPERGRRRRP